In one window of Spirochaetota bacterium DNA:
- a CDS encoding CoA-binding protein, whose protein sequence is MSLATDNKLERLFYPKNIAVIGASPKSGAFLFGGNGFILGSIKLNFQGGIYPVHPSAERILGYKSYKNILEIPEDIDLAIFSVPRSVVLSVMRDCVKKRVKFVHIFTAGFSETDRKENTEIEKELLSIAHKGGIRILGPNCMGIYCPEGGLSWSNDFSRKPGTIGFVSQSGQLATQFIEQCKHHGLRISKTISFGNASDLQCHDFINYLAQDEKTKVIGSYVEGMKSGRSFFEAAKGVTLTKPLVVWKGGQTEGGSRATQSHTAAIAGSPQIWQSLCKQTGIISVNSIDEMVFTISALQKTILPKGRNAAILGGAGGGSVTMTDAAEREGLKVPQLSADTIKSLEEFIPIEGSSVKNPLDIMPALFNEDHFKEVFALLRYDPNIDVIIFTQQMDTIYGIGGRRLLDAFIALTLEVIVNLNKPIFIILQRSLTLEGEALRQEALGKYNRANIPTFESFQSAFRTVYNMNQYQNFLSSRR, encoded by the coding sequence ATGTCTTTAGCAACTGATAACAAATTGGAACGACTTTTTTATCCAAAAAATATAGCAGTAATCGGAGCCTCTCCTAAATCAGGTGCATTCCTGTTTGGTGGCAATGGCTTCATATTAGGCTCAATCAAATTAAATTTTCAAGGCGGCATCTATCCAGTTCATCCCTCCGCTGAAAGAATATTGGGATATAAATCATACAAAAATATTCTGGAAATTCCAGAGGATATTGACTTGGCAATTTTTAGCGTACCTAGATCCGTTGTCCTTTCAGTAATGCGTGATTGTGTGAAAAAAAGGGTTAAATTTGTGCATATTTTCACTGCAGGCTTTAGCGAAACAGACCGTAAAGAAAATACTGAAATAGAAAAAGAGTTGCTTAGTATCGCCCATAAAGGGGGTATAAGAATACTCGGCCCCAATTGTATGGGAATATACTGCCCCGAGGGGGGTCTCTCTTGGTCAAATGATTTTTCAAGGAAACCAGGAACAATTGGATTTGTTTCGCAGAGCGGACAACTTGCGACACAATTCATTGAGCAATGCAAACATCATGGGCTTCGTATAAGTAAGACCATCAGCTTTGGCAATGCCAGTGATTTACAGTGTCATGATTTTATTAACTATTTGGCTCAAGATGAAAAGACTAAAGTCATTGGCTCATATGTTGAGGGGATGAAAAGCGGACGTAGTTTTTTTGAAGCTGCAAAGGGAGTTACTCTAACAAAGCCGCTGGTAGTATGGAAAGGCGGACAGACTGAAGGCGGCTCCAGAGCCACACAGTCTCATACAGCAGCAATTGCCGGATCACCACAGATATGGCAGTCCCTCTGCAAACAGACTGGGATAATTTCAGTGAACTCAATAGATGAGATGGTCTTTACAATATCTGCCCTGCAAAAGACAATCCTTCCTAAAGGAAGGAATGCTGCCATACTTGGAGGTGCTGGCGGTGGAAGTGTGACCATGACAGATGCCGCGGAACGCGAGGGATTAAAGGTGCCTCAACTTTCAGCCGATACCATTAAATCTCTGGAAGAGTTTATCCCTATAGAAGGCAGCAGCGTAAAAAATCCACTCGATATTATGCCTGCACTCTTTAATGAAGATCACTTTAAAGAGGTATTCGCGCTTCTGCGTTACGATCCAAACATTGATGTTATCATTTTCACTCAACAGATGGATACAATCTATGGGATAGGAGGAAGACGTCTCTTAGATGCTTTTATAGCACTGACACTTGAGGTTATAGTGAATTTGAATAAACCCATTTTCATCATACTCCAGAGGAGTTTAACCCTTGAGGGTGAAGCCCTTCGACAAGAAGCTCTGGGTAAGTATAACCGCGCAAATATTCCGACTTTTGAGTCTTTTCAATCGGCCTTCCGAACCGTCTATAATATGAACCAATACCAAAATTTTCTATCTTCCCGAAGATAG
- a CDS encoding DUF4340 domain-containing protein: protein MNKRVAISLGIIAILLIYYLIANYHKSEDIIELQGWQDDIDEILLKKGEDRDGAIRIYKKEGKWVINKPGYIADDSIVTTMKDGMKELKIIDFISRREHYVRYNLSPEKAIRVTVTKDKETLRDILIGKKSSTGQSTYVKMYDTPEIYLASGDLNRQFDKTIEEMRQKVVYNITKDSITSVDFIYKGKKLTFSKVEQEKPDKTESKGEWDKKGKKKPEEEFRWICNEYKNLEIDKKKFDSFLIDSRSVRAESYPDISKKSLKRAICSIKLTTLEKTVDLNIYNMVKDEKYMCTSSESPYVFALTKWNAEKFFKSISDFTSKKKKR from the coding sequence ATGAATAAAAGGGTAGCAATCAGCCTAGGAATCATCGCGATTTTACTAATCTATTATCTTATAGCTAACTATCATAAATCGGAAGATATTATTGAGCTTCAAGGATGGCAGGATGATATTGACGAGATCCTTCTGAAAAAAGGAGAAGATAGGGATGGTGCCATTAGGATATATAAGAAGGAAGGCAAGTGGGTAATAAATAAACCAGGATATATTGCTGATGACTCGATTGTTACAACAATGAAAGATGGGATGAAGGAACTGAAAATAATTGACTTTATCTCTCGTAGAGAACATTATGTGAGATATAATTTATCTCCTGAAAAGGCGATAAGGGTTACCGTCACAAAGGATAAGGAGACATTAAGGGATATTCTAATCGGGAAAAAGAGTTCTACAGGTCAGAGCACCTATGTGAAAATGTATGATACGCCTGAGATATATCTTGCCTCCGGCGATCTTAATCGCCAATTTGATAAAACCATTGAGGAGATGAGGCAAAAGGTTGTTTACAACATCACCAAGGATTCTATCACCTCTGTTGATTTTATATATAAGGGCAAAAAGCTCACGTTTTCCAAGGTTGAACAAGAAAAACCTGATAAGACCGAATCCAAAGGTGAGTGGGATAAGAAGGGGAAGAAGAAGCCTGAGGAAGAATTTAGATGGATATGTAATGAATATAAGAATCTTGAGATAGATAAGAAAAAATTCGATTCATTTTTAATAGATTCACGCTCAGTAAGGGCGGAATCTTACCCTGATATATCAAAAAAATCACTCAAAAGAGCCATATGCAGTATTAAACTAACCACCCTTGAAAAGACGGTTGATTTGAATATATATAATATGGTTAAAGACGAAAAATATATGTGTACTTCAAGCGAATCGCCCTATGTTTTCGCCTTAACTAAATGGAATGCAGAAAAGTTCTTTAAGTCAATATCTGATTTTACTTCTAAGAAAAAGAAAAGGTGA
- a CDS encoding Gldg family protein, with protein MKLKEIAKKLIERNAIFLNLSIIVLINLVGLTLYFRIDLTENHAYSLSDVSKDLVSNLEDPLNIKVFFSKDLPSPYNSVYRYLSDLLEEYSQYGNKNFRYEIVDVEKHKDVASDFGIFTAQIREIKDDQIKFRNAYMGLAIVHGDMIEKIASITEPTGIEYRITTLINKITGKIDSLLKLENPINITLYASSNLPVSGMENLNEKVSEIIKKCNVHNYNKLQYRYIDPYADNSAMDAADIYGIIKLNWPSFKSMEGKTIKSGEGFVGIVVEKGEKFETIQLLSRTIFGQYMVGELKTLEDRINNAVDNIISINPKIGYITGHDEKKLNNREEALYLKNLLSDMYELKPIDLTKEDIPEHLNTLIINGPKKKLSDEELFKVDQFIMNGKSVLFLLDSFNEVNPGMGNMLQRGPVILPLNTGLEKLVAHYGITVNKDIVLDKKCYRAIQGGFGGQEIYFAPIIDVDGLNMDNLITRFIKTIVIPKASSLSVDKTKLEKLGIKAIELVSSSEKSWLMKGRINYAPWGMSPPNESNMSKYNLSTLLTGEFESYFKDKEIPIKKENKKAKETPIKSTEYLIKSKKPARLIVVGTSEVAASTVVDKDGRSPNAVFIHNMIDYLSGNYNIPEMRSKGLEINPLQDTDETFKLLIKLFNIAGLPFIIIIIGLVIWRRRISRKNKIMEEFGNHE; from the coding sequence ATGAAACTGAAAGAAATAGCCAAAAAACTTATAGAAAGGAATGCAATTTTCTTAAACCTCTCAATTATAGTATTAATAAACTTGGTGGGTTTAACATTATATTTCAGGATTGATTTAACTGAGAATCATGCTTATTCCCTTTCTGATGTGAGTAAGGATTTAGTATCCAACCTAGAGGATCCGCTTAACATAAAGGTATTCTTTTCAAAGGATCTGCCATCACCCTATAACTCAGTATATCGCTATCTCTCGGACCTACTCGAAGAGTATTCACAATATGGAAACAAGAATTTCCGATATGAGATTGTGGATGTGGAGAAGCATAAGGATGTGGCAAGTGACTTTGGAATATTTACTGCACAGATTAGAGAGATTAAAGACGATCAGATCAAGTTTAGGAATGCATATATGGGTTTGGCAATAGTCCATGGAGACATGATTGAGAAGATAGCCTCAATAACAGAACCAACCGGAATTGAATACAGAATAACAACTCTAATAAACAAGATTACTGGAAAGATAGATTCTCTTCTAAAACTGGAGAATCCGATAAACATTACGTTATACGCAAGCAGCAACCTTCCTGTATCTGGGATGGAGAACCTAAATGAAAAGGTATCGGAAATCATAAAAAAATGTAATGTCCATAATTACAATAAGCTACAGTATCGTTATATAGATCCTTATGCAGATAATAGCGCAATGGATGCCGCGGACATTTATGGAATAATAAAGTTGAATTGGCCTTCCTTTAAATCAATGGAAGGCAAAACAATTAAATCAGGAGAGGGATTTGTGGGGATTGTAGTTGAAAAGGGAGAAAAATTTGAGACCATACAACTGCTTTCCAGAACGATCTTTGGTCAATACATGGTGGGTGAATTGAAGACCCTAGAGGATAGAATCAATAATGCGGTAGATAATATAATAAGCATAAATCCAAAAATAGGCTACATAACCGGACATGACGAGAAGAAACTCAATAATCGTGAAGAAGCCCTATATTTAAAGAATTTACTCTCTGATATGTATGAATTAAAGCCTATTGATCTTACCAAAGAGGATATACCTGAACATCTTAACACCCTAATAATTAATGGCCCCAAAAAGAAGTTGAGCGATGAAGAATTATTCAAGGTAGACCAGTTCATAATGAATGGGAAATCTGTATTGTTTCTACTTGATTCATTCAATGAGGTTAATCCCGGGATGGGTAATATGCTTCAGAGGGGCCCTGTTATTTTGCCGCTGAATACTGGTTTGGAAAAGTTAGTAGCACACTATGGTATAACTGTTAACAAGGATATTGTGCTTGATAAAAAATGCTACAGAGCGATTCAGGGAGGATTTGGAGGTCAAGAAATCTATTTTGCTCCAATTATTGATGTTGATGGACTAAATATGGACAATTTAATAACAAGGTTTATCAAGACAATTGTTATACCCAAGGCATCATCATTGAGTGTTGATAAAACGAAACTTGAGAAATTGGGAATCAAGGCTATAGAATTAGTATCCTCATCAGAAAAAAGCTGGTTGATGAAGGGAAGAATCAATTATGCGCCCTGGGGCATGTCGCCTCCTAATGAATCGAATATGTCAAAATATAATCTATCAACGCTCTTGACAGGAGAATTTGAGAGCTACTTCAAGGATAAGGAAATCCCGATCAAAAAGGAGAATAAAAAGGCAAAGGAGACTCCTATAAAATCCACTGAGTATCTCATAAAGTCGAAGAAACCGGCAAGATTGATCGTTGTTGGAACTTCTGAAGTAGCCGCATCCACTGTAGTTGATAAGGATGGCAGGTCCCCGAATGCTGTTTTTATTCACAATATGATTGATTATCTTTCTGGCAATTACAACATCCCAGAGATGAGAAGCAAGGGACTGGAGATTAATCCCTTACAGGATACTGATGAAACATTTAAATTGCTAATAAAGCTCTTTAATATTGCCGGCTTGCCATTTATTATAATAATAATTGGGCTTGTTATATGGAGAAGAAGAATATCAAGAAAAAATAAAATAATGGAGGAATTTGGTAATCATGAATAA
- a CDS encoding ABC transporter permease subunit, which yields MNRLRKSIIIMKKELASYYTTPIAYIVITVFLVVTGWFFFSTFFLYMQAELRGFFKLLPIIFSFVIPAVTMRLFSEEEHTGSFEILMTLPVSTFDVVMGKFLASSLFVTVMLLPTIAYVITISFAGSLDYGPVVGGYVGAVLLGAAFSSIGVLASSLTRNQIVAFMICLSICLTLTLIDKFLFFLPPTILNFVEYLGADYHFRNISRGIIDFRDIIYFLSVTVIGIIGTIQILEERR from the coding sequence ATGAATAGACTCAGGAAATCCATTATTATTATGAAGAAAGAACTGGCAAGTTATTATACAACACCAATTGCCTATATAGTTATTACTGTTTTTTTAGTCGTCACTGGATGGTTCTTCTTCTCCACCTTCTTTCTATATATGCAGGCTGAACTTAGAGGATTTTTCAAGCTTCTTCCAATAATATTCTCCTTTGTTATACCAGCAGTAACTATGCGTCTATTCTCAGAGGAAGAGCATACGGGCTCCTTTGAGATACTCATGACCCTCCCTGTGAGCACCTTTGATGTAGTGATGGGAAAATTTCTTGCTAGTAGTCTTTTTGTCACTGTGATGCTACTCCCAACGATTGCATACGTGATTACAATTTCCTTTGCTGGCTCACTCGATTATGGCCCCGTTGTGGGAGGATATGTAGGCGCAGTGCTTCTTGGCGCTGCATTCTCGTCGATTGGGGTTTTAGCCTCATCTCTAACCAGAAATCAGATTGTAGCCTTTATGATCTGTTTATCAATCTGCCTAACTCTCACATTGATAGATAAATTTCTTTTTTTTCTTCCTCCAACAATACTGAATTTTGTGGAGTATCTGGGAGCAGATTACCATTTTAGGAATATATCAAGGGGGATCATAGATTTTAGAGACATTATATACTTCCTTTCAGTGACAGTTATAGGAATAATTGGAACAATTCAAATATTAGAGGAAAGGAGATAG
- a CDS encoding ATP-binding cassette domain-containing protein codes for MINVSGLTKYYGDFLAVDNISFSIREGEITGLLGPNGAGKTTTLRMLTCYLNPTSGRINIGDYLVDENPLEVKKLIGYLPETAPLYSEMVVYDYLQFVGEIRSIVDQTRIKEIANLCGLNDVMHKNIGALSKGYKQRVGLAHAMIHDPEILILDEPTSGLDPNQIIEIRNLIKRIGQKKTVILSTHILSEVEATCDRVIIIDSGHIVADARTSELKSGVGKDVKLSIKVSGVNFNTLSEEVKKIDGINSIKEKHDEEGLTSATVISSSDKDARADIFKLISERGWILFEMLKEHRTLENVFRELTRGGDNE; via the coding sequence ATGATAAACGTAAGCGGTTTAACAAAGTATTATGGAGATTTTTTAGCGGTAGACAATATCTCCTTTTCCATAAGGGAAGGTGAGATTACTGGGCTTCTGGGGCCAAATGGCGCTGGGAAGACAACAACCCTAAGGATGCTAACATGTTATCTAAATCCAACTTCAGGGAGGATAAACATTGGCGATTATCTCGTAGATGAAAATCCACTGGAGGTAAAAAAACTGATTGGTTATCTTCCTGAAACTGCCCCACTATATAGTGAAATGGTAGTTTATGATTATCTTCAGTTTGTTGGTGAAATCAGAAGCATAGTGGATCAAACCAGGATTAAGGAGATAGCTAATCTCTGTGGGCTGAATGATGTCATGCATAAAAACATCGGTGCACTATCCAAGGGGTATAAGCAGAGGGTAGGACTTGCTCATGCCATGATTCATGATCCAGAGATACTAATACTGGATGAGCCCACAAGCGGGCTTGATCCCAACCAGATAATTGAGATACGAAATCTTATCAAAAGGATTGGGCAGAAAAAGACGGTAATTCTCTCAACACATATATTATCAGAGGTTGAAGCTACCTGTGACAGGGTAATAATAATTGATAGCGGTCACATTGTGGCAGACGCTAGAACCTCTGAGTTAAAATCAGGTGTAGGCAAGGATGTGAAGCTTTCCATAAAGGTCAGTGGAGTAAACTTTAATACCCTTTCTGAAGAAGTCAAAAAAATAGATGGGATAAATAGCATAAAGGAAAAGCACGACGAAGAAGGGCTGACCTCTGCTACAGTAATATCATCTTCTGATAAAGACGCTAGAGCGGATATATTTAAGCTGATAAGTGAAAGAGGGTGGATACTCTTTGAAATGTTGAAGGAGCATCGGACTCTTGAAAATGTTTTTAGAGAATTGACGAGAGGAGGAGATAATGAATAG